In one Natronosalvus amylolyticus genomic region, the following are encoded:
- a CDS encoding metalloprotease family protein has product MNEYAYNASLESPAMGHLSSLLTAPGVVVHEFAHKVVCDLTGVPVVDVSYFRFGDPAGYVRHQEPSTYRTSFLISVAPFFVNTILALVLFTGFWHLLGTLGPLEFERVLLEGVIDAPLETQAGLVVLAWLGFVIGLQAFPSTGDANTLWTRTRGEWRSAPLVLAGLPFVFLIYLVNLLSWAYLHVFYAAALAVGAFVGVVTLV; this is encoded by the coding sequence GTGAACGAATACGCTTACAACGCCTCCCTCGAGAGTCCGGCTATGGGCCATCTCTCGAGTTTGCTCACTGCGCCGGGTGTCGTCGTCCACGAGTTCGCCCACAAAGTGGTCTGTGACCTGACGGGCGTTCCCGTCGTCGACGTGTCGTACTTCCGGTTCGGGGACCCTGCCGGCTACGTCAGACACCAGGAGCCCTCGACGTACCGAACCTCGTTTCTGATCAGCGTCGCGCCGTTTTTCGTCAACACCATCCTCGCGCTGGTGTTGTTCACGGGCTTTTGGCACCTGCTCGGAACGCTCGGCCCGCTCGAGTTCGAGCGCGTCCTCCTCGAGGGTGTTATCGACGCTCCACTCGAAACGCAGGCCGGACTCGTGGTTCTCGCCTGGCTCGGCTTCGTCATCGGATTGCAGGCGTTCCCGAGTACGGGTGACGCGAACACGCTCTGGACACGCACTCGAGGCGAGTGGCGGTCGGCCCCCCTCGTCCTCGCCGGGCTCCCGTTCGTGTTCCTGATCTATCTCGTCAACCTGCTCTCGTGGGCGTATCTGCACGTCTTTTACGCGGCGGCGCTGGCCGTCGGCGCGTTCGTCGGTGTCGTGACGCTCGTTTGA
- a CDS encoding TIGR01548 family HAD-type hydrolase yields the protein MNADAVVLDIDGVLVDVADSYRRAIVDSIEYVYGRTIRREDIQLFKNAGGFNNDWELTYAGALYVLAAGEGFDRSLEAFTDAIAAEGGGLEAAESVVMDELGGQATQRVRGKWDTERLRDVFQQLYLGSERYAVLEDADPDAELEGAGYIEAEPVLLEDETREALLERYDVGIVTGRPAAEAEIALARVGLEIPLEHRFTMDDWAEGKPHPRALTTLGERFDAESVVFVGDTLDDVQTAVNAEAADDERTYHGVGVLTGGLTGGSGRELFEEAGASAVLELINELPDVLELPY from the coding sequence ATGAACGCAGATGCGGTCGTCCTCGACATCGACGGCGTGCTCGTCGACGTGGCCGACTCCTATCGTCGCGCAATCGTCGACTCGATCGAATACGTCTACGGCCGGACCATCCGCCGCGAAGACATCCAACTGTTCAAAAACGCTGGCGGGTTCAACAACGACTGGGAACTCACCTACGCCGGGGCGCTCTACGTGTTGGCCGCCGGCGAGGGCTTCGATCGCTCGCTCGAGGCGTTCACCGATGCCATCGCGGCCGAAGGCGGCGGACTCGAGGCGGCGGAGTCGGTCGTCATGGACGAACTCGGCGGGCAGGCCACTCAGCGGGTTCGCGGCAAGTGGGACACCGAGCGGCTTCGCGACGTCTTCCAGCAACTGTACCTCGGGAGTGAGCGGTACGCCGTCCTCGAGGACGCCGACCCGGACGCCGAACTGGAAGGGGCCGGATACATCGAGGCCGAACCCGTCCTGCTGGAGGATGAGACGCGCGAGGCGCTCCTCGAGCGTTACGACGTCGGAATCGTCACCGGACGACCGGCGGCCGAAGCCGAAATCGCGCTCGCTCGCGTCGGCCTCGAGATTCCGCTCGAACACCGGTTCACGATGGACGACTGGGCCGAAGGCAAACCACACCCTCGCGCCCTGACGACGCTCGGTGAGCGCTTCGACGCCGAGTCGGTCGTCTTCGTTGGGGACACGCTCGACGACGTCCAGACGGCGGTCAACGCCGAGGCGGCCGACGACGAGCGAACCTATCACGGCGTCGGGGTCCTTACCGGTGGCTTGACCGGGGGATCGGGGCGAGAACTGTTCGAGGAGGCCGGTGCGAGTGCGGTCCTCGAGTTGATCAACGAGTTGCCGGACGTCCTCGAGCTACCGTACTGA
- a CDS encoding FAD-dependent oxidoreductase, with protein sequence MSGSFIRHTDDLPGDPVSPWLASTFEGHYPRLEGRVSADVCIVGAGITGLSTAIECLERGLSVVVLERDRVGSGTTGKSAGVLTSQHGLCYANLERRFGSEAATTYATLAEAAIDTVETRLESLSIDAGFERRPAYCYGDDPNPFQRELEAARSAGLSASLVRSVPPFERASAAIRFDEQAVFHPQRYLLGIAETLHDDGRAAVFERSRVTDVHPGTDPTVETDEGTVSADHVVLATGFPLLDRAGYTTRLYPRRSLVLGIRLDGDPPRGTYYHHDDGRFVRTSHDAHGPLVFVGGERHKTGQGGSIADRYRRLERWTRTHFPLEWIAFRWAAQDYVSVDGLPFIGPVGPATPNVHVATGFSGWGLTMGTVAGQLLARSLGRERPSELELFDPTRFTPIASAPKAAAENADAASQFATDWLRTLFERDERPIRPGEGRIRRRGISPVAVARDDVGDLHTVSGRCPHCHALLAWNDAECSWDCPCHGSRFTPDGTVIEGPAGTDLPPRSLE encoded by the coding sequence ATGTCCGGGTCGTTCATCCGCCATACCGACGACCTGCCTGGCGACCCTGTTTCCCCGTGGCTGGCAAGCACCTTCGAGGGACACTATCCCAGACTCGAAGGGCGCGTGTCGGCCGACGTCTGTATCGTGGGGGCGGGGATCACCGGGCTATCGACGGCTATCGAGTGCCTCGAGCGCGGGCTCTCGGTCGTCGTCCTCGAGCGTGATCGCGTGGGGTCGGGGACGACGGGAAAATCTGCCGGCGTCCTCACCAGCCAGCACGGGCTGTGTTATGCAAATCTGGAACGTCGGTTCGGCTCCGAGGCGGCCACAACGTATGCCACGCTCGCCGAGGCTGCTATCGATACCGTCGAGACTCGTCTCGAGTCGCTGTCTATCGATGCCGGATTCGAACGCCGGCCAGCCTACTGCTACGGCGACGACCCGAACCCGTTTCAACGGGAACTCGAGGCGGCTCGATCGGCGGGGCTCTCGGCCTCTCTCGTCCGGTCTGTCCCGCCGTTCGAACGAGCCAGTGCGGCAATTCGCTTCGACGAGCAGGCCGTCTTCCACCCACAGCGATACCTCCTCGGGATCGCCGAGACACTGCACGACGACGGACGGGCGGCCGTCTTCGAACGCTCTCGCGTGACCGACGTCCATCCCGGTACCGACCCGACTGTCGAAACGGACGAGGGAACCGTTTCGGCCGACCACGTCGTCCTCGCCACTGGCTTTCCCCTCCTCGATCGGGCCGGGTACACGACACGACTGTACCCGCGACGCTCGCTCGTTCTCGGCATTCGCCTCGATGGCGACCCGCCCAGGGGCACGTATTACCATCACGACGACGGCCGATTCGTCCGCACGTCCCACGACGCACACGGACCACTCGTCTTCGTCGGCGGCGAGCGCCACAAGACTGGCCAGGGCGGGTCGATTGCCGACCGGTATCGTCGCCTCGAGCGTTGGACACGAACTCACTTCCCGCTCGAGTGGATCGCGTTTCGCTGGGCGGCACAGGACTACGTCTCCGTCGACGGACTGCCGTTCATCGGCCCCGTTGGCCCGGCCACGCCGAACGTCCACGTCGCGACCGGCTTTAGCGGCTGGGGGCTGACAATGGGGACGGTGGCCGGCCAATTGCTGGCACGGTCGTTGGGCCGCGAGCGACCATCCGAACTCGAGTTGTTCGACCCGACCCGATTCACGCCGATCGCGTCTGCGCCGAAAGCAGCGGCCGAGAACGCCGACGCGGCGAGCCAGTTTGCGACCGACTGGCTTCGGACGCTGTTCGAGCGAGACGAGCGGCCGATTCGCCCAGGTGAGGGCCGGATTCGTCGCCGGGGAATCTCACCGGTCGCCGTCGCTCGAGACGACGTGGGCGACCTGCACACGGTCTCGGGGCGGTGTCCCCACTGCCATGCCCTGCTGGCCTGGAACGACGCCGAATGCTCTTGGGACTGTCCCTGCCACGGCTCCCGATTCACCCCAGACGGAACGGTGATCGAGGGGCCTGCTGGAACCGATCTCCCGCCGCGCTCGCTCGAGTGA
- a CDS encoding L-threonylcarbamoyladenylate synthase codes for MEARDLARAAEAIQDGDAVVYPTETVYGLGADALDPEAIERVFEIKGRDRTNPLSFAVPSVPAALEYVRASSAERQFMARFLPGPVTVLCRRREAVPEELTAGRDRVGVRIPDQPVALRLCERAGTPITATSANRSGHGSVTRVGDLDASVRDAVAVVLDDGETPGTESTVVDVESATVVRRGAMADEIEHWLEEQVR; via the coding sequence ATGGAAGCACGGGACCTCGCGCGAGCGGCCGAAGCGATACAGGACGGCGACGCCGTCGTCTATCCGACCGAAACCGTCTACGGGCTGGGGGCCGACGCCCTCGACCCCGAGGCCATCGAACGGGTCTTCGAGATCAAAGGCCGCGACCGAACGAATCCGCTTTCGTTTGCGGTCCCGTCGGTGCCGGCGGCCCTCGAGTACGTCCGAGCGAGCTCGGCCGAACGACAGTTCATGGCGCGATTCCTTCCCGGCCCCGTAACGGTGCTCTGTCGCCGACGTGAGGCGGTTCCCGAGGAACTGACGGCTGGCCGCGACCGCGTCGGCGTTCGCATCCCTGACCAGCCAGTTGCACTCAGACTCTGTGAACGGGCCGGCACGCCCATCACGGCGACCAGTGCAAACCGTAGCGGGCATGGCTCTGTTACACGAGTCGGGGACCTGGACGCGAGCGTTCGCGACGCCGTCGCGGTCGTGCTCGACGATGGAGAGACGCCAGGGACCGAAAGCACGGTCGTCGACGTGGAGTCGGCCACGGTCGTTCGGCGCGGGGCGATGGCCGACGAAATCGAACACTGGCTCGAGGAACAGGTTCGCTGA
- a CDS encoding conditioned medium-induced protein 4, whose product MNEKTAELRDIFTSVTDGEDTVTESQEDTRGSLEKDERTVEQRLKTVVGQMQERYGFETPLSEDELLTVAKGYYDDKSDGELADDLEVDETVVFEARVELHLVDDEDAETVDLVAIRDREEDDATLAAEYDVDEATIRRARQVAAGKAESRAANDRYRDEFDSILGDSELSARMASDVREDGLEDATEGMETDVSL is encoded by the coding sequence ATGAACGAAAAAACCGCGGAGCTTCGAGATATCTTCACCAGTGTCACCGACGGCGAGGATACCGTCACGGAATCACAGGAGGACACACGAGGGTCCCTCGAGAAAGACGAACGCACGGTCGAACAGCGTTTGAAGACCGTCGTCGGCCAAATGCAAGAGCGCTACGGCTTCGAGACCCCGCTGTCGGAGGACGAACTCCTGACCGTCGCGAAAGGGTACTACGACGACAAAAGCGACGGGGAACTCGCCGACGACCTCGAGGTCGACGAAACCGTCGTCTTCGAGGCCCGCGTCGAGTTGCACCTGGTCGACGACGAGGACGCCGAGACCGTCGACCTCGTGGCGATTCGTGACCGTGAAGAAGACGACGCGACGCTGGCCGCCGAGTACGACGTCGACGAGGCGACCATCCGCCGGGCTCGGCAGGTTGCTGCCGGGAAAGCCGAATCGCGAGCAGCCAACGATCGCTACCGCGACGAGTTCGACAGCATCCTCGGCGACTCTGAACTCTCCGCGCGAATGGCCAGTGACGTTCGCGAGGATGGCCTCGAGGACGCCACCGAAGGGATGGAGACGGACGTCTCGCTGTAG
- a CDS encoding 4Fe-4S dicluster domain-containing protein: MINPVQTEVTRETYYGISSVEKVLFYFLAAVAILVFLYGLYARFARYTEGDEDSFPRVDELPGRVVSAAKIVLTNEKQFNRDLYGGLMHSFIFWGFLSLFIATSILAFDEYAYGIVMDASFWYGDFYLAYQFMVDAMGLLFVVGIGMAMYRRYWVRNQRLWGRHTSFEDNLFIWLLFILGVGGFALEGIRIYATGMPEFEVVSFVGYGIAMALVALEPMGMSESLADSMHWWAWWSHSLFALFFIAWIPYAKPFHMLSSFANVVTRDEKAGARLPGIPADLDATNAESIDDFTWKEMLDQDACTKCGRCSSVCPAKASKRPLDPRDVILDLKTYREGLDAGEEPKPLVADGGGVIHTETMESCMACMACMDACPVEIEHLNSFTRLNRQMVDQGDVDSNMQDVFQNVMQNGNTFGDSPRNRADWTEDVDVEVADAREEEVDYLWYVGDYPSYDERNKQVARSLATILDEADVTFGILFEDEKYDGNDIRRIGEEFLYLELAGHHVESFEACEFEKIVCTDPHSYNTFKNEYPEVDFEEFADDPMMPFEYDEYWNADDEVEVLHWTQAVEELVQDGKLALSGTELEYTVTYHDPCHLGRYNDEYEAPRELVKVTGCELYEMPRNRADSFCCGGGGGGLWMDFEEEPKPSEERLREALEDTDAGASVEKFVVACPMCMTMYEDGRKTGDFEDDIEIVDIAELIVEALGKKETAGLE; encoded by the coding sequence ATGATAAATCCAGTCCAGACGGAGGTGACGCGGGAAACGTACTACGGCATCTCCTCGGTGGAGAAGGTCCTATTTTACTTCCTCGCTGCCGTCGCCATCCTGGTTTTCCTGTACGGTCTGTACGCGCGGTTCGCCCGTTACACGGAGGGTGACGAGGATTCGTTCCCCCGCGTCGACGAGCTCCCCGGACGCGTGGTGAGCGCCGCCAAAATCGTGCTGACGAACGAGAAGCAGTTCAATCGCGACCTGTACGGCGGATTGATGCACTCGTTTATTTTCTGGGGCTTTCTCTCGCTGTTCATCGCGACCTCGATTCTCGCGTTCGACGAATACGCCTACGGCATCGTCATGGACGCCTCGTTCTGGTACGGTGATTTCTATCTGGCCTACCAGTTCATGGTCGACGCGATGGGGCTGTTGTTCGTCGTGGGTATCGGCATGGCGATGTATCGGCGCTACTGGGTTCGTAACCAGCGACTCTGGGGACGACACACTTCGTTCGAGGACAACCTGTTCATCTGGCTGCTGTTCATCCTCGGCGTCGGCGGCTTCGCTCTCGAGGGGATCCGGATTTACGCGACCGGAATGCCCGAGTTCGAGGTCGTGAGTTTCGTCGGCTACGGGATTGCGATGGCGCTCGTGGCGCTCGAGCCCATGGGTATGAGCGAGTCGCTCGCGGACTCGATGCACTGGTGGGCGTGGTGGTCACACTCGCTGTTCGCGCTGTTTTTCATCGCCTGGATTCCCTACGCGAAACCGTTCCACATGCTCTCGTCGTTCGCCAACGTCGTCACCCGTGACGAGAAGGCCGGTGCGCGACTGCCAGGCATTCCGGCTGATCTGGACGCGACGAACGCCGAATCCATCGACGACTTCACCTGGAAGGAGATGCTCGACCAGGACGCCTGTACGAAGTGTGGTCGGTGTTCGTCGGTCTGCCCAGCGAAGGCGTCGAAACGGCCGCTCGATCCGCGTGACGTTATCCTCGACCTGAAAACGTACCGTGAGGGACTGGATGCCGGAGAGGAACCCAAACCGCTGGTCGCCGACGGTGGCGGCGTGATTCACACGGAAACCATGGAGTCCTGTATGGCCTGTATGGCCTGTATGGACGCCTGTCCAGTCGAAATCGAGCACCTGAACTCGTTCACCCGACTCAACCGCCAGATGGTCGACCAGGGTGACGTCGACTCGAACATGCAGGACGTCTTCCAGAACGTGATGCAAAACGGCAACACGTTCGGTGACTCCCCGCGCAACCGCGCCGATTGGACCGAAGACGTCGACGTCGAGGTCGCCGACGCCCGCGAAGAGGAAGTCGACTATCTCTGGTACGTCGGTGACTACCCGAGTTACGACGAGCGAAACAAGCAGGTTGCGCGCTCGCTCGCGACCATCCTCGACGAGGCCGACGTCACCTTCGGTATCCTCTTCGAGGACGAGAAGTACGACGGCAACGACATCCGCCGGATCGGCGAGGAGTTCCTCTACCTCGAGTTGGCGGGCCACCACGTCGAATCGTTCGAGGCCTGTGAGTTCGAGAAGATCGTCTGTACGGACCCACACAGCTACAACACGTTCAAAAACGAGTATCCGGAGGTCGATTTCGAGGAGTTCGCCGACGACCCGATGATGCCCTTCGAGTACGACGAGTACTGGAACGCCGACGACGAGGTCGAGGTCCTCCACTGGACCCAGGCCGTCGAGGAACTGGTCCAGGACGGCAAGTTGGCACTCTCGGGTACCGAACTCGAGTACACCGTCACCTACCATGACCCATGTCACCTCGGTCGGTACAACGACGAGTACGAGGCACCGCGTGAACTCGTGAAAGTCACCGGCTGTGAGCTGTACGAAATGCCGCGCAACCGTGCCGACTCGTTCTGTTGTGGTGGCGGTGGTGGCGGGCTCTGGATGGACTTCGAGGAGGAGCCCAAACCCAGCGAAGAACGGCTTCGGGAGGCACTCGAGGACACCGACGCCGGCGCTTCGGTCGAAAAGTTCGTCGTCGCCTGCCCGATGTGTATGACGATGTACGAAGACGGTCGCAAGACGGGTGATTTCGAGGACGACATCGAAATCGTCGACATCGCCGAACTCATCGTCGAGGCGCTCGGCAAGAAGGAGACGGCCGGCCTCGAATAG
- a CDS encoding LUD domain-containing protein, with protein sequence MSKTDRETKADHIRHLLETEGPAVEANTLGFNQGRYDSVADLEDYERLKDEARTIKEGAIERLPELIDAVTETVEENGGTVYLAEDAADANRYISEIASENDAERLVKSKSMTSEELEVNEALERDGVDVVETDLGEWVLQVAEEAPSHIVAPAIHKSREEIARLFNSQFDPAEPLETAEELTMFARDRLGEQIAGADIGMTGANFITADSGSLMLVTSEGNARKTAVVPDTHIAVAGVEKIVPTVEDLAPFIELIGRSGTGQDITSYVSLLTPPVDSPIVDPDDPETPFADRDDGREFHLVLIDNGRMAMREDDQLRETLYCIRCSACANTCGNFQSVGGHAFGGETYTGGIATGWEAGVHGYDSAAEFNDLCTGCSRCVEACPVKIDIPWINTVVRDRLNRDGEASRFDFLYDELVPDEEATGTIDRQKRLFGNYETLAKLGSATAPFSNWVGGLEPVRSLVDRFVGIDSRRPLPSFQRETLVDWFDARGPRVSAADADREVVLYPDTYTNYVDVERGKAAVRVLESLSVHVKIPPVPGSGRAPLSQGMIDTADAKASRVYAGLAEHIDADRDVVVIEPSDLAMFRGEYEKLLPERSFERLRDSSYEILEYVYGCLENGADPAALRTDGPPIAYHAHCQQRTLGLDRYTRAVFDDLGYDVLESDVECCGMAGSFGYKSQYYELSMDVGDRLAEQFSTPEAHDRVVVASGTSCEDQLEDLLAREATHPVEVLDPNTRLPR encoded by the coding sequence ATGAGTAAAACCGACCGTGAGACGAAAGCCGACCACATTCGCCACCTTCTCGAGACCGAAGGTCCCGCCGTCGAGGCGAACACCCTGGGGTTCAATCAGGGACGATACGACTCGGTCGCGGACCTCGAGGACTACGAGCGGTTGAAAGACGAGGCGCGGACGATCAAAGAAGGGGCGATCGAGCGCCTCCCAGAACTGATCGACGCGGTAACCGAGACCGTCGAGGAAAACGGCGGGACGGTCTATCTGGCCGAAGACGCCGCCGACGCCAACCGCTACATCAGTGAGATCGCGAGCGAGAACGACGCCGAACGACTCGTCAAGTCGAAGTCGATGACCAGCGAGGAACTCGAGGTCAACGAAGCGCTCGAGCGCGACGGTGTCGACGTCGTCGAAACCGATCTCGGCGAGTGGGTCTTACAGGTCGCCGAGGAAGCTCCCTCCCACATCGTCGCGCCGGCGATTCACAAATCTCGTGAAGAGATAGCCCGCCTGTTCAACAGTCAGTTCGACCCGGCCGAACCCCTCGAGACGGCCGAGGAACTCACGATGTTCGCCCGCGATCGACTGGGCGAACAGATCGCTGGAGCCGATATCGGCATGACAGGGGCGAACTTCATTACGGCCGACTCGGGGTCGCTCATGCTCGTGACGAGTGAAGGGAACGCCCGGAAGACGGCCGTCGTGCCCGATACACATATCGCCGTCGCTGGCGTCGAGAAAATCGTTCCCACCGTCGAGGACCTGGCACCGTTTATCGAACTGATCGGGCGGTCCGGTACTGGGCAGGATATCACCTCGTACGTCTCGCTTTTGACGCCACCAGTCGATTCCCCGATCGTCGACCCCGACGACCCCGAGACGCCGTTTGCCGATCGCGACGACGGCCGCGAGTTCCACCTCGTGTTGATCGACAACGGCCGCATGGCCATGCGCGAGGACGACCAACTTCGGGAGACGCTGTACTGCATCCGGTGTTCGGCGTGTGCCAACACCTGCGGGAACTTCCAGTCCGTCGGCGGCCACGCCTTCGGCGGTGAGACCTACACCGGCGGCATCGCCACGGGCTGGGAAGCCGGCGTTCACGGCTACGATTCGGCCGCCGAGTTCAACGACCTCTGTACCGGCTGTTCACGGTGTGTCGAAGCCTGCCCCGTGAAAATCGATATCCCCTGGATCAACACCGTCGTTCGCGACCGGCTCAACCGCGACGGGGAGGCCAGCCGATTCGACTTCCTCTACGACGAGCTCGTCCCCGACGAGGAAGCAACGGGAACCATCGACCGGCAAAAACGGCTGTTCGGGAACTACGAGACGCTGGCGAAACTCGGCTCGGCGACCGCACCCTTCTCGAACTGGGTCGGTGGTCTCGAGCCCGTTCGCTCGCTCGTCGACCGATTCGTCGGCATCGACAGCCGACGACCCCTGCCCTCGTTCCAGCGCGAGACGCTCGTCGACTGGTTCGACGCTCGCGGCCCCCGAGTTTCGGCAGCTGACGCCGACCGGGAGGTCGTCCTCTACCCCGACACCTACACCAATTACGTCGACGTCGAGCGGGGGAAAGCAGCGGTCCGCGTCCTCGAGTCCCTCTCGGTCCACGTCAAGATTCCGCCGGTCCCCGGCAGCGGTCGTGCCCCGCTCTCCCAGGGTATGATCGACACCGCCGACGCGAAAGCCAGCCGCGTGTACGCTGGCCTGGCCGAGCACATCGACGCTGACCGGGACGTCGTCGTCATCGAGCCGAGCGACCTCGCGATGTTCCGTGGCGAATACGAGAAACTGCTCCCCGAACGCTCGTTCGAAAGGCTTCGGGACAGCAGCTACGAGATCCTCGAGTACGTCTACGGCTGCCTCGAGAACGGAGCCGACCCGGCGGCCCTTCGGACGGACGGACCGCCTATCGCTTATCACGCTCACTGCCAACAGCGGACCCTCGGTCTCGACCGGTACACACGTGCGGTCTTCGACGACCTCGGATACGACGTCCTCGAGAGCGACGTCGAGTGCTGTGGCATGGCCGGCAGTTTCGGCTATAAATCACAGTACTACGAACTGAGCATGGACGTCGGTGACCGACTCGCCGAGCAGTTCAGCACCCCCGAGGCACACGACCGCGTCGTGGTGGCCAGTGGCACCTCCTGTGAGGATCAACTCGAAGATCTGCTCGCTCGAGAAGCCACACATCCGGTGGAGGTACTGGATCCGAACACGCGACTTCCCCGCTGA
- a CDS encoding LutC/YkgG family protein, producing MSVETATDRGRFEAALENLEVPVTATDPATFDSTLESIVDQPVVGTPLPFEGVSLPDWVDQEPTPATLETATTGVTAASFAIADYGSVVLPSTPEGAEQVSLFCDLHVPVLRASDIVPDMPSAIERLGPTLRNGASAIIATGPSATADMGALVKGAHGPKDVHVVVLEDDGALEREEMGEDDE from the coding sequence ATGAGCGTCGAGACAGCCACGGATAGAGGTCGGTTCGAGGCCGCACTCGAGAACCTCGAAGTTCCCGTGACGGCGACCGACCCGGCCACGTTCGACAGTACCCTCGAGTCCATCGTCGACCAGCCAGTTGTGGGAACACCGCTCCCGTTCGAAGGCGTGTCGCTCCCCGACTGGGTGGACCAGGAACCGACACCAGCAACCCTCGAAACGGCGACAACGGGAGTTACTGCCGCCTCGTTCGCCATTGCCGACTACGGCAGCGTCGTCCTGCCTTCGACGCCCGAAGGCGCAGAGCAGGTGAGCCTCTTTTGTGATCTCCACGTACCCGTGCTCCGGGCGTCCGATATCGTCCCGGACATGCCGAGCGCAATCGAGCGCCTCGGGCCGACCCTTCGAAACGGCGCGAGCGCGATCATCGCAACCGGCCCGAGCGCGACCGCGGACATGGGCGCGCTCGTCAAAGGCGCACACGGGCCGAAAGACGTCCACGTCGTCGTCCTCGAGGACGACGGAGCGCTCGAACGTGAGGAGATGGGTGAGGACGATGAGTAA